Proteins from a genomic interval of Anolis sagrei isolate rAnoSag1 chromosome 1, rAnoSag1.mat, whole genome shotgun sequence:
- the AP2A2 gene encoding AP-2 complex subunit alpha-2 isoform X1 codes for MPAVSKGDGMRGLAVFISDIRNCKSKEAEIKRINKELANIRSKFKGDKALDGYSKKKYVCKLLFIFLLGHDIDFGHMEAVNLLSSNKYTEKQIGYLFISVLVNSNSELIRLINNAIKNDLASRNPTFMGLALHCIANVGSREMAEAFAGEIPKILVAGDTMDSVKQSAALCLLRLYRTSPDLVPMGDWTSRVVHLLNDQHLGVVTAATSLITTLAQKNPDEFKTSVSLAVSRLSRIVTSASTDLQDYTYYFVPAPWLSVKLLRLLQCYPPPDPSARGRLTECLETILNKAQEPPKSKKVQHSNAKNAVLFEAISLIIHHDSEPNLLVRACNQLGQFLQHRETNLRYLALESMCTLASSEFSHEAVKTHIETVINALKTERDVSVRQRAVDLLYAMCDRSNAQQIVAEMLNYLETADYSIREEIVLKVAILAEKYAVDYTWYVDTILNLIRIAGDYVSEEVWYRVIQIVINRDDVQGYAAKTVFEALQAPACHENLVKVGGYILGEFGNLIAGDPRSSPLIQFNLLHSKFHLCSVPTRALLLSTYIKFVNLFPEIKTTIQDVLRSDSQLKNADVELQQRAVEYLRLSTIASTDILATVLEEMPPFPERESSILAKLKKKKGPNTVTDLEETKKERNSDMNGSTEATLVNASTASTPSPSADLLGLGAAPVTNSVPAPSSSGSLLVDVFSDTSANPASLAPGSEDNFASPDLTSSEQVVSEEPADAVHDADEHFHKFVCKNNGVLFENQLLQIGLKSEFRQNLGRMFIFYGNKTSTQFLNFSPTLICSEDLQSCLNLQTKPVDPTVEGGAQVQQIVNIECISDFMEAPVLNIQFRYGGALQNVSVKLPITLNKFFQPTEMGSQDFFQRWKQLSSPQQEMQNIFKANHPLDTEITKAKIIGFGTALLEDVDPNPANFVGAGIIHTKSSQIGCLMRLEPNLQAQMYRLTLRTSKETVSRRLCELLSEQF; via the exons GGCTATCTGTTCATCTCTGTACTTGTGAATTCCAACAGTGAACTGATACGACtgataaacaatgcaataaagaaTGACTTAGCCAGCCGCAACCCCACTTTCATGGGACTAGCATTACACTGCATTGCCAATGTGGGTAGCAGAGAGATGGCAGAAGCATTTGCTGGTGAAATTCCAAAGATACTTGTGGCTGG AGACACCATGGATAGTGTGAAGCAGAGTGCAGCACTGTGCTTGCTACGATTATATAGAACATCTCCTGACCTAGTTCCCATGGGAGACTGGACATCAAGAGTTGTGCACCTTCTCAATGACCAGCATCTG GGCGTGGTTACTGCTGCTACCAGTTTGATCACTACTCTGGCGCAGAAGAATCCAGATGAATTTAAAACCTCAGTATCTTTGGCTGTCTCCAGGCTCAGCAGG ATTGTGACATCAGCATCAACTGATCTCCAGGATTATACCTATTACTTTGTGCCTGCTCCTTGGCTGTCTGTGAAACTGCTTAGACTGCTGCAGTGCTATCCACCCCCAG ACCCCTCAGCACGAGGCCGTCTCACAGAGTGTCTGGAAACTATTCTTAACAAAGCTCAAGAACCTCCAAAATCCAAGAAAGTACAGCATTCAAATGCAAAGAATGCCGTACTCTTTGAAGCCATTAGTTTAATTATCCATCATGATAG TGAGCCAAACCTGCTTGTTCGTGCCTGTAATCAGTTAGGCCAGTTCTTGCAGCACCGGGAAACTAATCTTCGTTACCTAGCATTGGAAAGCATGTGCACGCTTGCCAGCTCTGAGTTTTCACACGAGGCCGTGAAAACACACATAGAAACTGTTATCAATGCACTGAAG ACAGAGCGAGATGTAAGCGTGAGACAGAGGGCAGTCGATCTTTTGTATGCTATGTGTGACCGAAGCAATGCCCAGCAAATCGTGGCTGAAATGCTGAATTATCTGGAAACTGCTGATTATTCAATTAGAGAAGAAATA gtaCTGAAAGTTGCAATTCTAGCTGAGAAATATGCTGTGGATTACACATGGTATGTGGATACCATCTTAAATTTAATTCGCATTGCTGGAGACTATGTCAGTGAAGAAGTGTGGTACAGAGTTATTCAGATTGTAATTAACAGAGATGATGTTCAAGGATATGCAGCAAAGACTGTTTTTGAG GCCCTTCAAGCACCAGCCTGTCATGAGAACTTAGTAAAAGTAGGTGGCTATATCTTGGGAGAATTTGGAAATCTGATTGCCGGGGATCCAAGATCAAG TCCTCTGATCCAATTCAACCTGCTGCACTCAAAGTTTCACCTGTGTAGTGTTCCAACAAGAGCACTGCTTCTATCAACCTACATCAAATTTGTAAATCTGTTTCCTGAGATAAAAACTACAATTCAAGATGTACTACGAAGTGACAGTCAGCTAAAAAATGCTGATGTAGAGCTACAGCAGAGGGCTGTTGAATACTTGAGGCTCAGTACAATTGCAAGTACTGATATCCTG GCAACAGTACTAGAAGAGATGCCTCCATTTCCAGAGAGAGAGTCATCCATTCTGGCCAAGCTCAAGAAGAAGAAAGGTCCCAACACAGTTACTGATTTGGAAGagacaaaaaaggagagaaaCTCTGATATGAATGGCAGCACGGAAGCTACACTTGTAAATGCCAGCACTGCG TCAACACCATCTCCTTCCGCAGACCTTCTAGGCCTGGGTGCAGCCCCAGTTACAAATTCAGTTCCAGCCCCATCGTCTAGTGGCAGCTTGTTGGTCGACGTGTTTTCAGATACTTCTGCTAATCCTGCATCTCTCGCTCCCGGTTCTGAAGACAACTTTGCAAG TCCTGACCTGACTTCCAGTGAGCAGGTAGTTTCTGAGGAACCAGCTGATGCTGTGCATGATGCTGATGAGCATTTTCACAA GTTCGTCTGCAAAAATAATGGAGTCTTGTTTGAGAATCAATTGCTACAAATAGGTCTGAAATCTGAGTTTCGACAGAACTTGG gTCGGATGTTCATATTTTATGGTAACAAGACATCAacacaatttttaaatttttctccCACCCTAATCTGTTCAGAAGATCTTCAGTCAT GCCTGAATCTGCAAACAAAACCAGTTGATCCCACTGTGGAAGGAGGTGCTCAAGTGCAGCAAATAGTAAACATTGAATGCATATCAGACTTCATGGAAGCCCCTGTCCTGAATATTCAGTTCAG ATATGGTGGGGCATTGCAAAATGTCTCTGTGAAGCTACCTATCACACTGAACAAGTTTTTCCAGCCTACAGAAATGGGCTCTCAAGACTTTTTCCAACGGTGGAAACAGCTGAGCAG CCCTCAACAAGAAATGCAGAACATCTTCAAAGCAAACCATCCATTGGATACAGAAATTACAAAGGCAAAG ATCATTGGCTTTGGCACAGCTTTACTTGAAGATGTGGATCCCAATCCTGCTAATTTTGTAGGAGCTGGTATAATACATACAAAATCAAGCCAGATTGGATGTTTGATGCGACTTGAGCCCAACCTACAGGCACAG ATGTACAGATTAACGTTACGAACAAGTAAAGAAACTGTTTCCCGAAGGTTATGTGAACTTCTCTCAGAACAGTTCTGA
- the AP2A2 gene encoding AP-2 complex subunit alpha-2 isoform X2, which produces MPAVSKGDGMRGLAVFISDIRNCKSKEAEIKRINKELANIRSKFKGDKALDGYSKKKYVCKLLFIFLLGHDIDFGHMEAVNLLSSNKYTEKQIGYLFISVLVNSNSELIRLINNAIKNDLASRNPTFMGLALHCIANVGSREMAEAFAGEIPKILVAGDTMDSVKQSAALCLLRLYRTSPDLVPMGDWTSRVVHLLNDQHLGVVTAATSLITTLAQKNPDEFKTSVSLAVSRLSRIVTSASTDLQDYTYYFVPAPWLSVKLLRLLQCYPPPDPSARGRLTECLETILNKAQEPPKSKKVQHSNAKNAVLFEAISLIIHHDSEPNLLVRACNQLGQFLQHRETNLRYLALESMCTLASSEFSHEAVKTHIETVINALKTERDVSVRQRAVDLLYAMCDRSNAQQIVAEMLNYLETADYSIREEIVLKVAILAEKYAVDYTWYVDTILNLIRIAGDYVSEEVWYRVIQIVINRDDVQGYAAKTVFEALQAPACHENLVKVGGYILGEFGNLIAGDPRSSPLIQFNLLHSKFHLCSVPTRALLLSTYIKFVNLFPEIKTTIQDVLRSDSQLKNADVELQQRAVEYLRLSTIASTDILATVLEEMPPFPERESSILAKLKKKKGPNTVTDLEETKKERNSDMNGSTEATLVNASTASTPSPSADLLGLGAAPVTNSVPAPSSSGSLLVDVFSDTSANPASLAPGSEDNFARFVCKNNGVLFENQLLQIGLKSEFRQNLGRMFIFYGNKTSTQFLNFSPTLICSEDLQSCLNLQTKPVDPTVEGGAQVQQIVNIECISDFMEAPVLNIQFRYGGALQNVSVKLPITLNKFFQPTEMGSQDFFQRWKQLSSPQQEMQNIFKANHPLDTEITKAKIIGFGTALLEDVDPNPANFVGAGIIHTKSSQIGCLMRLEPNLQAQMYRLTLRTSKETVSRRLCELLSEQF; this is translated from the exons GGCTATCTGTTCATCTCTGTACTTGTGAATTCCAACAGTGAACTGATACGACtgataaacaatgcaataaagaaTGACTTAGCCAGCCGCAACCCCACTTTCATGGGACTAGCATTACACTGCATTGCCAATGTGGGTAGCAGAGAGATGGCAGAAGCATTTGCTGGTGAAATTCCAAAGATACTTGTGGCTGG AGACACCATGGATAGTGTGAAGCAGAGTGCAGCACTGTGCTTGCTACGATTATATAGAACATCTCCTGACCTAGTTCCCATGGGAGACTGGACATCAAGAGTTGTGCACCTTCTCAATGACCAGCATCTG GGCGTGGTTACTGCTGCTACCAGTTTGATCACTACTCTGGCGCAGAAGAATCCAGATGAATTTAAAACCTCAGTATCTTTGGCTGTCTCCAGGCTCAGCAGG ATTGTGACATCAGCATCAACTGATCTCCAGGATTATACCTATTACTTTGTGCCTGCTCCTTGGCTGTCTGTGAAACTGCTTAGACTGCTGCAGTGCTATCCACCCCCAG ACCCCTCAGCACGAGGCCGTCTCACAGAGTGTCTGGAAACTATTCTTAACAAAGCTCAAGAACCTCCAAAATCCAAGAAAGTACAGCATTCAAATGCAAAGAATGCCGTACTCTTTGAAGCCATTAGTTTAATTATCCATCATGATAG TGAGCCAAACCTGCTTGTTCGTGCCTGTAATCAGTTAGGCCAGTTCTTGCAGCACCGGGAAACTAATCTTCGTTACCTAGCATTGGAAAGCATGTGCACGCTTGCCAGCTCTGAGTTTTCACACGAGGCCGTGAAAACACACATAGAAACTGTTATCAATGCACTGAAG ACAGAGCGAGATGTAAGCGTGAGACAGAGGGCAGTCGATCTTTTGTATGCTATGTGTGACCGAAGCAATGCCCAGCAAATCGTGGCTGAAATGCTGAATTATCTGGAAACTGCTGATTATTCAATTAGAGAAGAAATA gtaCTGAAAGTTGCAATTCTAGCTGAGAAATATGCTGTGGATTACACATGGTATGTGGATACCATCTTAAATTTAATTCGCATTGCTGGAGACTATGTCAGTGAAGAAGTGTGGTACAGAGTTATTCAGATTGTAATTAACAGAGATGATGTTCAAGGATATGCAGCAAAGACTGTTTTTGAG GCCCTTCAAGCACCAGCCTGTCATGAGAACTTAGTAAAAGTAGGTGGCTATATCTTGGGAGAATTTGGAAATCTGATTGCCGGGGATCCAAGATCAAG TCCTCTGATCCAATTCAACCTGCTGCACTCAAAGTTTCACCTGTGTAGTGTTCCAACAAGAGCACTGCTTCTATCAACCTACATCAAATTTGTAAATCTGTTTCCTGAGATAAAAACTACAATTCAAGATGTACTACGAAGTGACAGTCAGCTAAAAAATGCTGATGTAGAGCTACAGCAGAGGGCTGTTGAATACTTGAGGCTCAGTACAATTGCAAGTACTGATATCCTG GCAACAGTACTAGAAGAGATGCCTCCATTTCCAGAGAGAGAGTCATCCATTCTGGCCAAGCTCAAGAAGAAGAAAGGTCCCAACACAGTTACTGATTTGGAAGagacaaaaaaggagagaaaCTCTGATATGAATGGCAGCACGGAAGCTACACTTGTAAATGCCAGCACTGCG TCAACACCATCTCCTTCCGCAGACCTTCTAGGCCTGGGTGCAGCCCCAGTTACAAATTCAGTTCCAGCCCCATCGTCTAGTGGCAGCTTGTTGGTCGACGTGTTTTCAGATACTTCTGCTAATCCTGCATCTCTCGCTCCCGGTTCTGAAGACAACTTTGCAAG GTTCGTCTGCAAAAATAATGGAGTCTTGTTTGAGAATCAATTGCTACAAATAGGTCTGAAATCTGAGTTTCGACAGAACTTGG gTCGGATGTTCATATTTTATGGTAACAAGACATCAacacaatttttaaatttttctccCACCCTAATCTGTTCAGAAGATCTTCAGTCAT GCCTGAATCTGCAAACAAAACCAGTTGATCCCACTGTGGAAGGAGGTGCTCAAGTGCAGCAAATAGTAAACATTGAATGCATATCAGACTTCATGGAAGCCCCTGTCCTGAATATTCAGTTCAG ATATGGTGGGGCATTGCAAAATGTCTCTGTGAAGCTACCTATCACACTGAACAAGTTTTTCCAGCCTACAGAAATGGGCTCTCAAGACTTTTTCCAACGGTGGAAACAGCTGAGCAG CCCTCAACAAGAAATGCAGAACATCTTCAAAGCAAACCATCCATTGGATACAGAAATTACAAAGGCAAAG ATCATTGGCTTTGGCACAGCTTTACTTGAAGATGTGGATCCCAATCCTGCTAATTTTGTAGGAGCTGGTATAATACATACAAAATCAAGCCAGATTGGATGTTTGATGCGACTTGAGCCCAACCTACAGGCACAG ATGTACAGATTAACGTTACGAACAAGTAAAGAAACTGTTTCCCGAAGGTTATGTGAACTTCTCTCAGAACAGTTCTGA